One stretch of Miscanthus floridulus cultivar M001 chromosome 18, ASM1932011v1, whole genome shotgun sequence DNA includes these proteins:
- the LOC136520671 gene encoding RNA-binding protein involved in heterochromatin assembly dri1-like isoform X1: protein MNIQRKPGDWNCKNCQHLNFSRRDYCQRCRDPRPDLQFSDGYSTGGVLTSLDIRPGDWYCSCGYHNFASRSSCFKCGTIVRDFPAGQGADGAEGDFARGRDSAAVRAGWKAGDWICTRPGCNVHNFASRMECYRCNGPREAVGTGK, encoded by the exons ATGAACATCCAGAGGAAGCCTGGAGACTGGAACTGCAAGAACTGCCAGCACCTCAACTTCAGCCGCCGTGATTACTGTCAGCGTTGCCGTGACCCACGCCCTGACTTGCAGTTCAGTGACGGCTATAGCACGGGTGGTGTGCTGACCTCCCTGGACATCCGCCCAGGTGACTGGTACTGCAGCTGCGGTTACCACAACTTTGCCAGCCGCAGCAGCTGCTTCAAGTGCGGCACCATTGTCAGGGACTTCCCAGCAGGACAAGGTGCAGATGGCGCTGAGGGTGACTTTGCTCGTGGACGCGACAGTGCCGCAGTTCGTGCTGGGTGGAAAGCTGGCGACTGGATCTGCACAAG GCCTGGTTGCAACGTGCACAACTTTGCTAGTAGGATGGAGTGCTATAGGTGCAATGGACCAAGGGAGGCAG TAGGCACCGGGAAGTAA
- the LOC136520671 gene encoding RNA-binding protein involved in heterochromatin assembly dri1-like isoform X2 translates to MNIQRKPGDWNCKNCQHLNFSRRDYCQRCRDPRPDLQFSDGYSTGGVLTSLDIRPGDWYCSCGYHNFASRSSCFKCGTIVRDFPAGQGADGAEGDFARGRDSAAVRAGWKAGDWICTRPGCNVHNFASRMECYRCNGPREAGTGK, encoded by the exons ATGAACATCCAGAGGAAGCCTGGAGACTGGAACTGCAAGAACTGCCAGCACCTCAACTTCAGCCGCCGTGATTACTGTCAGCGTTGCCGTGACCCACGCCCTGACTTGCAGTTCAGTGACGGCTATAGCACGGGTGGTGTGCTGACCTCCCTGGACATCCGCCCAGGTGACTGGTACTGCAGCTGCGGTTACCACAACTTTGCCAGCCGCAGCAGCTGCTTCAAGTGCGGCACCATTGTCAGGGACTTCCCAGCAGGACAAGGTGCAGATGGCGCTGAGGGTGACTTTGCTCGTGGACGCGACAGTGCCGCAGTTCGTGCTGGGTGGAAAGCTGGCGACTGGATCTGCACAAG GCCTGGTTGCAACGTGCACAACTTTGCTAGTAGGATGGAGTGCTATAGGTGCAATGGACCAAGGGAGGCAG GCACCGGGAAGTAA
- the LOC136520810 gene encoding nudix hydrolase 19, chloroplastic-like: MAIHLRAHAFAANPLRGVSAATTAVSPSTAAEALRSLLDPSSAAAANPQPYLSKILPFRRGRPLARSTDPPPASAASAAPAWCLAWLPPSRVPGFAPGAFVFLGAHVEGGGKEAAAYWAVDVSEGEGATVGGPADGDGPSAFVDLRTLMVATDWSDKDAMGELAIAGHARALLEWHSTAKFCGACGAKAVPTEAGRRKQCSNESCKKRIYPRIDPVVIMLVIDKENDRALLSRQSRFVPRMWSCLAGFIEPRESLEEAVRRETWEETGIEVGQVVYHSSQPWPVGPNTMPCQLMMGFFAYAKSLEIKVDKQELEDAQWHSREDIKKALTFAEYEKTQRTNAAKVNQICKGAEKGQSLSDDFKVESGEPAPMFVPGPFAIAHHLISAWAFEGAPKLPSSFSNL; this comes from the exons ATGGCAATCCACCTCCGCGCCCACGCCTTCGCGGCCAACCCGCTGCGTGGAGtctccgccgccaccaccgccgtctcGCCCTCCACGGCCGCCGAGGCCCTCCGCTCCCTCCTCGACcccagctccgccgccgccgccaatccCCAGCCGTACCTCTCCAAGATCCTACCTTTCCGCCGGGGCCGCCCGCTCGCGCGCTCCACGGACCCTCCtcccgcctccgccgcctccgcaGCGCCGGCCTGGTGCCTCGCGTGGCTCCCGCCGTCCCGCGTCCCCGGGTTCGCCCCGGGGGCCTTCGTCTTCCTGGGCGCACACGTCGAGGGGGGCGGCAAGGAGGCCGCCGCGTACTGGGCGGTCGACGTCAGCGAGGGCGAGGGAGCGACGGTCGGCGGGCCGGCGGACGGGGATGGGCCGTCGGCGTTTGTGGACTTGAGGACGCTCATGGTCGCCACGGACTGGAGCGACAAGGATGCCATGGGGGAGCTCGCCATCGCAGGACAT GCTCGAGCGCTGCTCGAATGGCACAGCACGGCAAAATTTTGTGGAGCTTGTGGAGCAAAGGCTGTCCCTACTGAAGCCGGAAGGCGTAAGCAGTGCAGCAACGAGTCCTGCAAGAAGAGGATATACCCTCGAATTGATCCG GTTGTAATCATGTTGGTCATTGATAAAGAAAATGATCGGGCGCTCTTAAGTCGCCAGTCAAGATTTGTGCCTCGCATGTGGAGTTGTCTTGCTGGTTTCATAGAG CCAAGAGAAAGCCTGGAAGAGGCAGTGAGACGAGAAACATGGGAGGAAACTGGCATTGAAGTTGGACAAGTCGTCTATCACAGTTCTCAACCATGGCCTG TTGGACCAAATACTATGCCCTGCCAACTAATGATGGGCTTCTTTGCTTATGCTAAATCGTTGGAGATAAAAGTGGACAAGCAGGAGCTTGAAG ATGCCCAATGGCACAGCCGTGAAGACATCAAGAAAGCGTTGACATTTGCTGAATACGAGAAAACTCAGAGAACAAATGCTGCCAAGGTCAATCAGATTTGCAAGGGTGCTGAAAAAGGGCAGAGCCTCTCTGATGACTTTAAAGTTGAAAGTGGTGAGCCTGCTCCAATGTTCGTCCCAGGACCCTTCGCCATTGCTCATCACCTTATCTCGGCATGGGCTTTCGAGGGAGCACCAAAGCTGCCTAGTTCCTTCTCAAATCTATAA